Within the Xiphophorus couchianus chromosome 17, X_couchianus-1.0, whole genome shotgun sequence genome, the region cggcgtttttttttttttttttccccacaataaCCGCAAACGGTGATAATGACAGCGTAAGCCGGTGtcgatgggggggggggggaataaaaAGCTCTTTCAGGAAAGATCACTGGACTTCCCGGAGATCGGAGCCGTTCGTGCCAAACCACGCTGGTTGTGAATTCTGCTCATCGGCAGctcagaaggaaaaaaaaagcttacatCTGTCCTCACCTACGACAGGAAGATGGCCTTTTAATCCCATGTGGTGACATGATGAAGGCGGGGATTAAATGCTAGCCAGAAACTCGCTCACTCGGTCCACGCCGCCTGCTCGCACACTTGCATCATCAGCTGCAGAGCCGGACCAGCAGAACTCAGCAGATTATAAAAGGCTGGGCTGGGTTTGTGTACGTCGATGACGTTGCAGGGAGCTTGTTGCACCTATAAATACAGCCTGTGGACGTCCACAGCCGGGTATTTACATGAACAAACTGCTTACCTGGACAGATTTCCGCTCCGATGGATTTGCTGACTAGTGaagctgaaaattaaaaaaaaaaacaaacaaaaaaaaaaaaaaacaactctctATGATTATGTTGATCCCCGAAGAGcactttagctttttttttattgcaatgaTCTCCTCGTATCAAAGTGAATTACACAGATTGCCCTATAAATCGACATAATCATTGATGTCTGAGCACAGGTTGGAGGACAAAAGTTATGTAATGATTGCAATCAACATTAGATATTAACAGCCCATGTGcttggggggaggagggggaaactggaagatattttaattttatttgaagaaacaTTGCATCCAGGTGGGAGGAGATAAGAGCgaccacaagaaaaaaaaaaagagattacaAAACgcatacgagaataaagttgggATAATATGAGAATTATGACAAAGCATTATGACTATTTGgaaaatgactttattctcataatatgacTTTCATTTCTTGAAATATTACAATTTCTCTAAATTTCATGACAATTTTCAATTTACAACTTTATCCTCAGATCATAGCTTTAGTCCCAatgtattatgactttattcttgtaataccAAAACTGTTCtcataattttgtaaattaatttttttattagcacGGCCCTGATGTTAATAACTCGATAATCCAGATGTTGCTGACCTGTAAATCTGGAGATAAAACCCAAAACATGATTTATCTCCATCACCTAATACTCTCCGCTGCTGGAGGACGCTCGCGAAACTCCTCCACTGCTCTGTGCTGCAGCTACTGAACGGTTGCCTATTATTTGACTTTATGAACCACAGACCAGATGCTGCATCAGCTTGGTTGAAGTTTGGGATTCTAAAATGAGAGGGCAAATTAACAGTCATAGTATATATAACACCAAGTCCACTTGTTTCTTCCAACAAGATAAAAGACATCATATGCTGCGTACATGCTAAGCAGTTGTTTGGGAtggatgaaataataaaatatgtccgATCTTAACCGTGGCATAAAAAACACGACAATGTTCAGCCAAACAACAGCCGACAGACCATAAAGAGCTGAAGTATCAAGTTAAGGAGAGGAGCATCTTTACAGACAACAAAAATGTATGAGTTGTCAGGTTCGTGTTTCAACAGAAGGACCTATTTACTATTGCTGGGAGGTGGAGATAATATCACCTCCACTTCATAGTTGTGAAGTTGAAAGCCATACAAATAAGCctaaaaatacaactaaaggcagtaagttgttttttttttttttttaaagcaactaGCAAATCAAAACGACATTATGAATGGGTGACCCTGAATCCAACAAAACACATAGCCTCCGAGGTAAAACATGGGGaaggcagcattatgctgtggagatgggttttttttccccgagCAGAACtttaacaggaaacaaaaatgcaataatgcGTGAGATTTCAACTTCATGTGGCAACGAACAAACATCTTCCTTGTGGCTGGAAGGTACAGCGCTGGCCCGGATTAAGAATACCTACAACCTATCAGAAAATCCataaactaacattttttttaattgccctttttttcctccaaattattttaagatcTTTAAATGGCCTGCATGCCGTAAACAAGTTGTGTTTTTCCGGACCTCTTTAAATTCACAAATCTGATCTCAGCAAAACTTTTACAACAGCGAAACTTCTAGGATGTGTTCAAGTCTTAATGAAACCGatttgaccaaaaaaacaaacaaacgaaaacagcagcagaaactcacCCTACTATAAAGGTGGATATAATGTGGTGTTTCGCCCTCATTAATGACACGGTAGGTTTCAGAGGGGAACGCCGTGATTAAACGCGTTAACGGTCACCGCTGAATCAGCTCTGGGACCAGCTAGCCTGCTAGCATCGTCACACAATGCCAGCGTTCCCAGTCAGCTCTCGCCGCACCGTTTACCGCGGCTCCAACCGAGAAAAGCGTCCTCGTCGCTCACCTTTTTCATCCGCGGAGCCTCGGCGACCGTGCCGTCACGGTTCACGAAAGCGTCCCCGCCGTTCTGCTGCGGGTCCGAGTGCTTCAAAGCGGACGCCTGTGGCATCTTGGCGGCGCTCGGGGTGAGCAAGCCCCGGCTGCCTTCCCCGGCTTTCGCGGAGGGCTCCGCGGTGGGAGACGTAGCGGCTGCGGCGGAGGAACCGGCCTCCTTCTGCGGCTCGTTTCTGGCGAGGGTCTTCTCCTCCGAGGTCGGCGTCACCGGAGACTCGGCCGGCAGGGCTTTGCCGGCGGAGACGTCTTTGAGTTCGACCTCTGCCATTTTCGCTGCCACAACCTGGACTGACATCGCCGCAGTTTCTCAAAGTCCTTTTTCCAGCGCTGATAGCGAGGCGAGCGGATGTGAATGCAGGAGCAGCGGCACCCAAATGCATTATGGGACTTGTAGTTTCACTGCCATACTCCTTTTCACTACCCCATTGGGCATATTTTGCGACAGTTTTAACCTCTTGGTCTGAATATCtccaaaatatttctaaatataataaacaaatgttacacgACCACAAATTTATGAAACAATCAAGGAGGCATTTCTGACCGAGACTTTGCCTACATTTCCCAAAAGGAACAGCAACGTGGCAATGCACTTCGTATTGGAACctctgaaaaatacaaaacatactGCTTGCTAGATAATgcggttttaaaaataatctccCATACAATGTTCGCCATAAGATACAATAAGCTCACAcgttctcattaaaaaaaaaaagaaaaaagaaattccacAAATTAATGTGATCAACCCACTGAATTGCTCGGCTGTATTTTCCACCAGATTAAGTCAGTTACTAGATGGCAGAGCATCTGTGGCAGCACATCATTACAAAACGAGTACAGCGGTAAGGTCAAACCGGAAAACAGAGCTACACTGCCACCATGCGGATTAGTTTGGcattaaaatacataacaggatagagaaaacattttagtacaGCAACAGTCAACACATCTTTTGAGAATTTTGCGCAAAAGACTTGGAACAGCAGTGAATGATAAGGAAGTTGAAACAAAttgataacttttttttattatttaaaatcacGTCAAAAGGTCACTTGTCAGTTCTCTAAAGCACATCTTATGTTTTTCCATACCCACCTGGAGCATTATAGCCTTTAAATATCATAGTAAACATATGATTTACAGTGCATTTCAAGTTTTTTGATGTCGCACTGCTGCATCTACTCCAAATTCATGGTTCCAGGTTGATTCCAGCAGATGTCAGCAGTATTCCTTTACACTGCaaggcatttttgtttttactgaacaATGAGCAAACCAGTGACACTTTTTGCAAGTTgcttacaagaaataaaaatatttacattcagGTAAGTGGGTTTGAGCCCTTTTTTTGCTATCATTCAGATAAATTTGAGGTATATAATTTACAAGGCTGCCAAGCTGTTAAATGACAatcaggaagaaagaaaaaaaaatcaatcaggtCTAAAAGATGTAACAGAAATAGTCAATGAAAATACAGCATCTATCTTTACAGAAGTGGAAGTGTCCATTATTGTTCATGCAATTCtcttttcaaagcaaaacaactATTTAGGGTTAAGGTTAAGAACCCCAGAAGAGTTCTCTTTAAGCTGATCCTTGCAGCTTaagaactggaaggaaaataaaacggaaaataaaacagcatttgcagccattttttgcttttaaaacacGATGCATCACTTCTCAAATATCCAGAGAATGTTCACTCCAGAGAGGCCCAGATTTACCCTCCtaggaaaacaaaatcaacgTGAATACAGTAAAACCAATCCAAAACACAGGACCAGTAAAGTTTTGAATGCAACATCCAAGAATTAGCCACAATACATGATAAATATGTCAAAAAGAGCTCACCCCAGCATCCCTGACTCCTTGGTCTTGATGACATAGAGGAACATGAGGATTGTGTGGAATAGGTTGTTCCTTCCCTGTGACAGAAATCAAGATGGGTTTCATCTCACTGCTACTGTGTTCTTTAGTTAGCAACAAATTATGTGTTGAgccagaaaaatatataatatgctttggaaaaaaaacttattaaaatagtttttccacACTACACCACACACAtcactttatttcatttgaGATTTGATGTGATGGACCATAAAAGGTCATAATCCCAAGCAGTgttgaatgaaactgaaatacTTGCAAAACACTTATTTGTCAcagaaaacaattacaaaataaaattaagcataacaaacatttagcatttatgaaaaaaatatatgcatcTTGTTTTCAGTCACCTTAGGGAGACTATAGATGTGTCCTTGGTATATAAGCTGGTAGTGAGGGGGCGTGGTGCTGCTTTGGTGGATGCAAAAGAGGTTCTCTTTGGTAACATCTACAGGagttaaaaacacagacaatggtatcaaaaaaaagaaaccaggaaagttgtgattgtttttatagttttgtttcCCTCGCAGTTAACAGACCAGCTCTCACCAGGTTTGTCCGGAGTGTGGCTGAAGTGCTGAGAAGTAAAAGTCTTCCCATCCGGGTACTTTGGATGTGGGGGCAGCCTGGAGTCCAAATATGTGCAAAACATATGCATGAGGATctgagatgaagaaaaaaaaaaagcaagagtgACCTGGGggttaaatatttgtattgatGTAACGCAAAGAGTCTTTTACAGACACACACGTTAAGAGAGTGCCAGTTTAACATCAAGAAGGCGAGAGAGATTCAAAAAATACCACAAAGAGTTCTAAACACCCACTAAAataacagacaaacaaaaaatctgaacaatCGTGACAATTCATTCATATTTGTTTGGATGCAGACTCACGGCACAGTCGGTCGGGAGATCCGTGTCCCACTTCCTGTTCTTCAGATCACCGCCACCGTTCCAGCGAAAGGAGCTCATGCAGCCACTGTGAGACAgctctgaaataataaaaacatatacacaCTGGTGTGTTTTTTCTGCGTAATACggcgatttaaaaaaaaaaaagacacaatttggATAGTAGAACCAACCTCTTATGCGATCCACTAGATATTCCTGGTTGGATGTGATGTCCAGGTACTGGACAATAGAGGTCAGCGTGGGGATTAAGGAAGCTTTCATCAGTGCTGCCTGTCTCAGGCTGCTAATGCTGGCCTCTAGTGGAGGAAAGCGGGAAAGCTGCTAGCAGATTTGTTGCAGTAATTCCAACAGTTATTAAACATTTCCAGCTGGTCTAACCTCCTATCTGGAGCTCCGGACAGCCCATCCTCCTCAGCTGGCTGTTGACAGAGTCGATTTCTTTGACCAGAGGGACCAAGATGGTGTCACTGATCCACTGCGGACACAAATGTTATTTAGTCGGAGTTGACGTCTGCTTTTTACAGCCAAGCGCTCGAGACTTTATGAAGGACGCAACaggttttctgtcaaatttgaCACTATTATAAGTAGACGTTGAGGCCTGCatctccacagaaatgtacGAACTTCGTCCAGCCAACTGGTAATTCATTTGCACTTAACCATGACAGACGCCATGTTAGCGCGTTAGCTAGCAAGAgtatattagcagctaattagcggtagcctcaaacGTTTCGACTCACAGAAGCAATTAAGATGTCTGAGTGCGactcaaagagagaaaaaatacatagaatatattaaatttaatagtTCCGCTTAGACAATATTTAGCACCTGGGAATAACATATTAAAGGTCAACctactttttaaatgaatttaagaatTTTTAAGGATGCGCAGACACCCTGGCAATACAGAGAAAGACGTCCAGTGAAAAACATCAGGACTCACATTTCTAAGCTTGGCTGTCCAGCTGTCGACGTGATCCGCTACGGCTCTGCTGGTGGTGATTCTGGCCCACACCTAAATATAAAGATATTGGAGGGATATACACGGTTCCATGATTGtttctacaaattaaaatccGCATCTTTATTTAGCCACATTTAATCTGGCTCCCCTGAATGAAATCCAGTGTAACAAACATATTAAGAAGGCATCTTGTTGGTAAATTATGTCCAcctgtgttttcatttaatctcagtacaATCTCAGATTTTCGCTACAACATAAACAAAGGTGGTGGAATTATAGTGATGTGGGGGTCTAGTCAAAGCCTAGATCTAAATCCAATTAGGAATGTGGCATAACTTGAAAATAgatgttcaaaaatgttttttcctatCAATCTAACAGTCTGGAGTCGTTTGCAAATAACAGGGAAGCATTTTCATCTCTACATTATGTGTACAAAAGTTGGTATTGAgataccacaaaatattgattCTGTGCCTTGTGAATGCAAATTGCACACAGGTAGCCTTTTTTTCTTAACTAATCGGGTTCTTCTGAAGATAACTGCAAAACAGCATTAGtgtattacataaaatcaacaaaatagaCCTCTTCTGCAGCGTGTTTAGAACCCAGGTCCGTCTCGTCCTTGTGCGCCGACGGCGCCTGAGAGCGGCACGCCGGCTGGTAGAGGAACTTCCTCAAGCTCTGGGCGTAATCTCCCACAGAACGATTGTAGTTCCAGAAAGTAGGGCTGTGGCTTGGAGACACGGACTCTGGACTGCCTGCAGATGGaataaagcaacagaaaatataagttcataaaatatatatatatatatgaaattaAGCTTAGAAAGATTATTAGCACATCGACTGGTACTCTGCTGAAACTTCAGTTCATGTGTAAAAGGAACTGGTTTCAGCTGAAAAACTCCTTCCCACCGAGCTGACTGCGGTGACTTTTTTCCTCCTCGGAACGCAGGAACCGCTCGAGACTCTTCAGATCCTCCATGTAGTCTTCCTTGCTTCCTGGAGAGTTAAACACCGAAGGAGATGTGCGATACCGAGCTCTCAAGCCAGAGCCTTCTGCTGACCCAATGCTGTTCTGATAGGGAGAAGAGCCTGAAGACTGACTGTAGTTCAGCACCTAGGAATCAGACGACGTAGAATATGTAACACTAATTTAGATGCATTCTGTTTTCCTTGGCTTCTGGAAAAACATGCACCTTTCCAAAGGCCACTGAGGGGGTAAAAGGTCCTCCTGCGCTGCTTGGTGGGGATGGGCTGCCCAGAGGGGGGCTATAACCCGGTGTACAGTTCGGGGAGAACTTGGGGCTGCTGGAGGCGGGGTGAGAGGGACTGAAGCTCAGCACACTCTGGCCCTGGAGCGGAGAGGACTGGGTGGGAGCTggagtctttttcttttctggcttTTGTGGAGGAGAGGGCTGGATATCTGCAAGGGAAGTGACAAGAAGTCACTTCAATATTCCGATAAAGGTATTAAGACAGCTTAAAAACAACTACCAGGCAGAAAGCAAACCAAAATCTGAAATTCTGTGCAGACGTCAAGAGAAATGTACTTGTGTTCCTCAGACCCAGAAGGTGATGCTGCTGAGGGGTAACAGCAATGGAGGACGGAGACATTGTGTATTTGAAATACTTCCAGAAGTCAAAAAGAGCATTGAGACTGAAAAGAGAGGCGAGGACCAGTTCTGCaagaacatgaagaaaaaaaacacaacaagaacTTAGGTGTAGGATTTAATTTTAGGAATTTATTTTGAGCGTCTCTGGAGTTAGAGGCCTAATTTAAGAAACCCTCGTATAGACGATGGGTAAGCAGCAGTCttattttgtaagaaaaaaaaaaaaacagtgcagtGGAATCTCACCGATGTACCAGATTGGCCAGTAGGTGATGTTGTAGTACCTGCTCAGCAGCTTCCCTGACCTACAATGAAGTAACAAAGACACAGCCAAAACGATGATGAGCTACAGGAAATGCTACATATGGCTTCACAGCTATGATTTCTTACATTTCCGTGTAAATCATGCCAGCTAAAGAGACGTTGAGCACAGCCCAGGCGAGAACGATCTGCCGAGCCTGCTCctccctcctcatcctcagcgCCTTGTCTATCATGCTGGGCATCCCTTCCTGCGGTGGGGTCAGCATGGCTGTCACTCAGACCAGGctggaaaaagttaaaaacattgaGTAAAGAAGTCAAACACGAACTTCGCGCAACAGTACGCGGACTTGTTTAACTTATTTAGTTACAGAACGTAAAGTAGTTTGACCTGAAATAGTGCTGTGGAACATGAATGTCAGCAGAGCTGTTAGCTGAACGGTTAGCTAACAATCAAAACAACGGTAACAGTGCTCCAGAAGtttggttttactttaaaactccGATATCTTTAAAAGTAACGGCAGTTTAAAAAGgcacaaaatgagaaacagaatgtgaaaaattaaacaagccACATACCACgctgaaatgaatgaaagcaGCGGCGCtgaatattttgtatttctaaacGGAAGTCTCATGAGCACTTCCGGTACAGGGTTTTCATAGTAAGAGCTTTTGGTAGAATTACTGCAACTTGCTTGAatgcgtttttttttaaagagaatatAGTATTTTTActggtattt harbors:
- the tmem209 gene encoding transmembrane protein 209, with amino-acid sequence MLTPPQEGMPSMIDKALRMRREEQARQIVLAWAVLNVSLAGMIYTEMSGKLLSRYYNITYWPIWYIELVLASLFSLNALFDFWKYFKYTMSPSSIAVTPQQHHLLGLRNTNIQPSPPQKPEKKKTPAPTQSSPLQGQSVLSFSPSHPASSSPKFSPNCTPGYSPPLGSPSPPSSAGGPFTPSVAFGKVLNYSQSSGSSPYQNSIGSAEGSGLRARYRTSPSVFNSPGSKEDYMEDLKSLERFLRSEEEKSHRSQLGSPESVSPSHSPTFWNYNRSVGDYAQSLRKFLYQPACRSQAPSAHKDETDLGSKHAAEEVWARITTSRAVADHVDSWTAKLRNWISDTILVPLVKEIDSVNSQLRRMGCPELQIGEASISSLRQAALMKASLIPTLTSIVQYLDITSNQEYLVDRIRELSHSGCMSSFRWNGGGDLKNRKWDTDLPTDCAILMHMFCTYLDSRLPPHPKYPDGKTFTSQHFSHTPDKPDVTKENLFCIHQSSTTPPHYQLIYQGHIYSLPKGRNNLFHTILMFLYVIKTKESGMLGRVNLGLSGVNILWIFEK